Proteins from a genomic interval of Lolium perenne isolate Kyuss_39 chromosome 1, Kyuss_2.0, whole genome shotgun sequence:
- the LOC127327693 gene encoding F-box protein At5g49610-like has product MPPGGGGCRHGSAAQDHPPAAVLRDEGDPLLVLARLASQEKKQKQHEYEYEQEQDQPAVSIPEGPLAEILARVPYRSLCRFKCVSKPWLALCSSRDICKRSPQTLSGFFYYDSDALLSFCNLNGRGPPLVDPSLPFLRERYKLIFVKGFCAGLLLCTCWESCSMGGESHYVVCNPATKEWTVLPPIVIPAEEVSHRLHPIPYLGFDAAIPTCFAVFAPLRKGQSDSGTVAIYSSQTGQWTYVQSKWSARTHIDHVRKRHTLLDGTMHLTTRQKSIVTVDMEGKVWREIKMPDRLPSNIDIVSIGKSQGRLYAWQIDNRHDRQLYIWVLEDYGTGKWILKHTVNVLELFRRPGSVSGFAVYPDCNVGVLNDKEKIGKPCRNGYDTYDMFAVHPDCNVIFLTDKKKMTISYNLDNHKVEIICTESIHGLPYIPCFAELPVNWSLRVSAASSTQNGTPPL; this is encoded by the exons atgccgccaggaggaggaggatgcaGACATGGTTCCGCGGCGCAGGACCACCCGCCGGCGGCCGTACTCCGCGACGAGGGAGATCCGCTCCTCGTCCTTGCTCGACTAGCTTCCCAG gagaagaagcagaagcagcatgAGTATGAGTATGAGCAAGAGCAGGACCAGCCGGCAGTGAGCATTCCCGAGGGCCCTCTCGCCGAGATCCTCGCTCGGGTGCCCTACAGGTCGCTCTGCCGCTTCAAGTGTGTGTCCAAGCCGTGGCTTGCCCTCTGCTCCTCCCGGGATATCTGCAAGAGGTCGCCGCAGACCCTTTCGGGTTTCTTCTACTACGACAGTGATGCCCTTCTCAGTTTTTGTAATTTGAATGGGAGAGGTCCGCCTCTGGTCGACCCCTCTCTCCCTTTCTTGCGTGAGAGGTACAAACTCATTTTTGTCAAAGGATTCTGCGCCGGCCTTCTCCTTTGCACATGCTGGGAATCGTGTTCCATGGGTGGAGAAAGCCATTATGTTGTGTGCAATCCTGCAACCAAAGAGTGGACTGTGCTGCCTCCTATTGTAATTCCAGCTGAAGAGGTCAGCCATCGGTTACACCCAATCCCTTACTTAGGTTTCGATGCTGCTATTCCAACCTGCTTTGCGGTGTTTGCCCCCCTAAGGAAGGGTCAGAGTGATTCCGGAACAGTGGCAATCTACTCATCACAAACTGGACAGTGGACTTACGTGCAGAGCAAGTGGTCCGCCAgaactcatatagatcatgttaggAAAAGACATACCCTCCTGGACGGCACTATGCATTTAACTACCCGTCAGAAATCAATCGTCACAGTTGACATGGAGGGTAAAGTTTGGAGGGAGATTAAAATGCCAGATCGCTTGCCAAGCAACATTGATATTGTTTCCATTGGGAAGTCTCAGGGACGCTTGTACGCGTGGCAGATAGACAATCGTCATGATCGCCAGCTCTATATCTGGGTTCTTGAGGATTATGGTACTGGAAAGTGGATCTTAAAGCATACTGTTAATGTTTTGGAACTGTTCAGAAGACCTGGTTCTGTTTCGGGTTTTGCAGTTTATCCAGATTGTAATGTGGGTGTACTTAACGACAAGGAGAAGATTGGAAAGCCTTGTCGCAATGGTTACGATACTTATGACATGTTTGCAGTTCATCCAGATTGTAATGTGATTTTTCTCACCGACAAGAAAAAGATGACAATATCATACAATTTGGATAATCATAAAGTGGAAATTATCTGCACAGAATCCATTCATGGTCTACCTTATATTCCGTGTTTTGCGGAATTGCCCGTCAACTGGTCATTGAGAGTTAGTGCAGCATCAAGTACTCAGAATGGTACGCCACCTTTGTAA